One Urocitellus parryii isolate mUroPar1 chromosome 8, mUroPar1.hap1, whole genome shotgun sequence DNA window includes the following coding sequences:
- the LOC113177850 gene encoding serpin B9-like encodes MDSLSKANGTFAIQVLKMLCQDRPSQNVFFSPLSISSALAMVLLGAKGNTKVQMAQAMSLNTEEDIHKGFQMLLTQVNKPNSKYLLRIANRLFGEKTCDFLSTFKESCLQFYHSKLERLSFARATEKSRKHINTWVSKETKGKIPDLLPMNSIDKQARLVLVNAIYFKGTWNEPFVKSCTCEMPFKINQEEERPVQMMCQEAYFNIGYVNEVQTQVLELPYAGKELSMIILLPDDGVDLSSVENNLTFEKFIAWTEAASLQNTEVEVLLPRFKLQEDYEMKSVLQRLGMVDAFQRGQADLSAMSTETDLCLSKVVHKSVMEVNEEGTEAVAATGIVIVADCSACIPTFRADHPFLFFIRHNQTNTVLFCGRFSSP; translated from the exons ATGGATTCTCTTTCAAAAGCAAATGGCACCTTTGCCATCCAGGTTTTGAAGATGCTGTGTCAAGACAGACCTtcacaaaatgtgtttttttctcccctgagcATCTCCTCTGCCCTGGCCATGGTGCTCCTGGGGGCAAAGGGGAACACCAAGGTCCAGATGGCTCAG GCAATGTCTTTAAACACAGAGGAAGACATCCATAAGGGCTTCCAGATGCTTCTCACCCAAGTGAACAAGCCTAACTCAAAGTACTTGCTTAGAATAGCCAACAGGCTCTTTGGAGAGAAGACCTGTGATTTCCTCTCA ACATTTAAGGAGTCCTGTCTTCAGTTCTACCATTCGAAGCTGGAGCGGCTGTCCTTTGCCAGAGCTACAGAGAAGTCCAGGAAGCATATAAACACCTGGGtctcaaaagagacaaaag GTAAAATTCCAGACTTGCTACCAATGAACTCTATTGATAAGCAGGCCAGGCTGGTTCTTGTCAATGCCATCTACTTCAAAGGAACATGGAATGAGCCATTTGTCAAATCATGCACGTGtgaaatgccttttaaaataaaccag gaggaggaaagACCCGTGCAGATGATGTGTCAGGAAGCCTATTTTAACATCGGCTACGTGAATGAGGTGCAGACACAGGTGTTGGAACTGCCCTACGCCGGCAAGGAACTGAGCATGATCATTCTGCTCCCGGACGACGGTGTGGATCTCAGCTCG GTGGAAAATAACCTGACTTTTGAGAAATTCATAGCCTGGACCGAGGCAGCCTCTTTGCAGAATACTGAAGTGGAAGTTCTCCTTCCAAGATTTAAATTGCAGGAGGATTATGAAATGAAGTCTGTGCTTCAGCGTTTGGGAATGGTCGATGCCTTTCAACGGGGCCAGGCTGACTTGTCTGCCATGTCAACTGAGACAGACCTGTGTCTGTCCAAGGTTGTGCACAAGAGTGTCATGGAGGTGAATGAAGAAGGCACTGAGGCTGTGGCAGCCACGGGCATAGTCATTGTGGCAGACTGCTCAGCATGTATACCAACGTTCCGTGCTGACCaccccttccttttcttcatcaGGCATAACCAAACCAACACTGTTCTGTTCTGTGGCAGGTTCTCATCTCCCTAA